A segment of the Bacillus licheniformis DSM 13 = ATCC 14580 genome:
TAGACGAATATATTGCCAACTAAAAAAAAATAGGGTAGGATTAGTACCAGATACTAATAATTACTCATAACATTAGTTGGAAAAAATCATGAATAAAGGAGTCTTTCCTATGAAAGCTGGAATTATTGGAATCGGCCGGTACATCCCTGAAAAGGTGCTGACCAATTTCGACTTGGAAAAAATGGTTGAAACTTCTGACGAGTGGATTCGTACAAGAACAGGCATAGAAGAAAGAAGAATCGCAGCCGAAGATGAGAAAACGTCCGATATGGCTGTGGCCGCCGCAAGAAGAGCGATGGAAGATGCAAACATCGAGCCGGAAGATCTTGATATGATTCTCGTCGCCACCGTTACTCCTGATCAGGCATTCCCGACAGTGTCCTGCATGATTCAAGAAAAGCTCGGTGCATTCAATGCCTGTGCAATGGATATCAGCGCAGCGTGCGCCGGTTTTATGTACGGCTTAGTCACTGGAAAACAGTTTATCGAAGCCGGCACATATAAGCATGTGCTTGTCATCGGAGTTGAAAAGCTTTCAGGCATTACGGACTGGGATGACCGCAATACCGCCGTTCTGTTCGGAGACGGTGCGGGCGCCGCGGTTGTCGGCCCTGTCAGCGACGATAAAGGGATTCTGTCCTTTGAACTAGGTGCAGACGGCAGAGGCGGAAAACACTTGTACTTGGATGAAAAAGATCATACAATCATGAATGGCAGAGAAGTGTTCAAGTTTGCCGTCCGCCAAATGGGTGAATCCAGTGTAAATGTTATTGAAAAAGCGGGATTATCCAAAGAGGATGTCGACTTTTTGGTGCCGCACCAAGCCAACATCCGGATCATGGAAGCGGCGCGCGAACGTTTGGAGCTTCCGGTCGAAAAAATGTCGAAAACGGTTCATAAATACGGAAACACATCAGCTGCTTCTATTCCGATTTCTCTTGTGGAAGAGCTTGAAGCTGGTAAAATAAAAGACGGTGACGTCATTGTGATGGTCGGCTTCGGCGGAGGTTTGACATGGGGAGCCATCGCCATGCGCTGGGGCCGCTAAAAGAAAGGTGAGGTGCAACTTATGAATAGTAAAAGAGTAGTCATTACCGGATTAGGAGCTTTATCACCTCTTGGTAATGACGTCAAAACAAGCTGGAACAACGCGATCAACGGGGTTTCCGGAGTCGGCCCGATAACAAGGGTGAACGCGGACGAGTATCCTGCTAAAGTAGCCGCAGAACTGAAAGATTTTAAGATAGAAGATTATATGGATAAAAAAGAAGCGAGAAAAATGGACCGCTTCACACAATATGCCGTTGTGTCGGCGAAAATGGCCGTGGAAGACGCGGGCCTCGACATTAACGAAAGCAACGCAGACCGGATCGGCGTCTGGGTCGGTTCCGGAATCGGCGGCCTTGAAACGCTTGAACAGCAGTTCGAAACATTTTTAACAAAAGGACCGCGGCGCGTCAGCCCGTTCTTTGTACCGATGATGATTCCTGATATGGCGACCGGCCAGATTTCGATCTCTCTCGGTGCAAAAGGGGTCAACTCTTGTACGGTGACGGCTTGCGCGACGGGTACAAACTCAATCGGCGACGCTTTCAAGGTCATTCAGCGCGGCGATGCCGATGTCATGATCTCCGGAGGAACGGAAGCCCCGCTTACAAGAATGTCATTTGCCGGCTTTTCAGCCAATAAAGCGCTATCCACTAATCCGGATCCGAAAACGGCAAGCCGTCCGTTTGACAAAAACCGCGACGGCTTCGTCATGGGAGAAGGAGCTGGAATCGTCGTTCTTGAGGAGCTTGAGCACGCCTTAAACCGCGGAGCGACAATCTACGCGGAAGTGGTCGGCTACGGATCAACGGGAGACGCCTATCATATTACGGCACCTGCGCCAAATGGAGAAGGCGGCGTCAGAGCCATGAAAGAAGCGATCAAAGATGCGGGTCTGTCCCCTGTGGACATTGATTATATCAATGCTCATGGAACAAGCACGCCGTACAATGATAAATTTGAAACGATCGCCATTAAAGAAGTGTTCGGAGAGCATGCCTACAAGCTTGCCGTCAGCTCGACAAAATCGATGACAGGGCACTTGCTCGGGGCTGCCGGAGGCATCGAAGCGATTTTCTCCGTCCTTGCCATTAAGGAAGGCATCATTCCTCCGACAATCAATATCGAAACGCCTGATGAAGATTGCGATCTGGACTATGTACCGGATCAAGCCCGCCGCCAGGACGTGAATGTTGTGCTCAGCAACTCGCTTGGTTTCGGCGGACACAACGCAACGCTGATCTTCAAAAAATATGAATAACCCGCAATATAAACGGCTGCCATTTTAAATGGTGGCCGTTTTTTTTAGCGTGCATACCATACAGATGAAAAAGGAGTGTGATCTAAAATGAGTATAGCAAGCACGTATGAATGGCTTGAACAGGCTTCATCCGTGCGGGAATTGCCAAGCTTTCTCCTGCCGTATTTTAAAGGCGCTTCAAAAGCGGATGCGGCGGCGATTGTCAGCCACCTGCAGATCCACGGCTTGTTCCGTTCGTGGACGGACGGCGAACGTACGATGAAGCAGCTTAAGGAAAACGGCGTATTTCAGCATGTCAGACGGGAAGAACAGCTGCTCTGCAAAAGATGGAACGGGCCGGATGTTCCGATTTTCATCCTGCCGGTCGATGAAAGAAACCGCAAAATCCGCGTCGAATTCGGCTC
Coding sequences within it:
- a CDS encoding beta-ketoacyl-ACP synthase III translates to MKAGIIGIGRYIPEKVLTNFDLEKMVETSDEWIRTRTGIEERRIAAEDEKTSDMAVAAARRAMEDANIEPEDLDMILVATVTPDQAFPTVSCMIQEKLGAFNACAMDISAACAGFMYGLVTGKQFIEAGTYKHVLVIGVEKLSGITDWDDRNTAVLFGDGAGAAVVGPVSDDKGILSFELGADGRGGKHLYLDEKDHTIMNGREVFKFAVRQMGESSVNVIEKAGLSKEDVDFLVPHQANIRIMEAARERLELPVEKMSKTVHKYGNTSAASIPISLVEELEAGKIKDGDVIVMVGFGGGLTWGAIAMRWGR
- the fabF gene encoding beta-ketoacyl-ACP synthase II encodes the protein MNSKRVVITGLGALSPLGNDVKTSWNNAINGVSGVGPITRVNADEYPAKVAAELKDFKIEDYMDKKEARKMDRFTQYAVVSAKMAVEDAGLDINESNADRIGVWVGSGIGGLETLEQQFETFLTKGPRRVSPFFVPMMIPDMATGQISISLGAKGVNSCTVTACATGTNSIGDAFKVIQRGDADVMISGGTEAPLTRMSFAGFSANKALSTNPDPKTASRPFDKNRDGFVMGEGAGIVVLEELEHALNRGATIYAEVVGYGSTGDAYHITAPAPNGEGGVRAMKEAIKDAGLSPVDIDYINAHGTSTPYNDKFETIAIKEVFGEHAYKLAVSSTKSMTGHLLGAAGGIEAIFSVLAIKEGIIPPTINIETPDEDCDLDYVPDQARRQDVNVVLSNSLGFGGHNATLIFKKYE